One genomic segment of Amycolatopsis sp. WQ 127309 includes these proteins:
- a CDS encoding glycoside hydrolase N-terminal domain-containing protein produces MSNPSLPPSRRAFLKLGGAVGAGIALSGVRPFVASADVVRPAVADLVPGSRATTLWYPSPAAEDKIIEQGLPIGNGRIGALVGGDPAADFLYLADASLWTGGANDVLEDDGQFPYEREKFGTLGLLAKARISVPAHTGVTDYRRTLDLSNGLVTVTYACQGTRYRREVYASHPDDVVVVRLTGEGRGTLTGTVVLEPTRDEALSGPAFAATFANGLKYACAASASGQGGKVSQQGNTVAFAGCREVVIVLSGGTNYVPDAARKFVDASVDPLALSKQKAARALRAGGGALLATHVADYRRLYDRMTLDLGSSPASKRSLDTWARLVARHDDPATPDPELEASYLQYGRYLTITGSRDGLPMGLQGLWQNNNTPDWMSDYHTDINVQMNYWLPDRAALPGSFTALADYCLSQLPVWTDTTKKLFNDPRNRFRNTSGKIGGWAIAFSTNIYGGSGWWWHPAGNAWLCNSLWDHYAFTQDKAYLARIYPLLKGAAEFWEARLVTTTVDGREVLVDDHDWSPEHGPQDTLGNTYSQEIVWDLFEHYRAAATTLGRDRAYGDRIAGLQRKLYLPKVSPATGWLEEWMSPDNLGETTHRHLSPLIGFFPGDRIATDTSSAELLGGVRALLTARGMDSFGWATAWRSACWARLKDADKAYQLLLTVMRPSVANGNGTAPNFFFDMYSQGSYTIFQIDANLGAPTAALEMLLYSRPGVLELLPALPSAWARSGRVTGIGARGGFEVDVAWRDGEVTRAVIRSVGGTRTEVRAGTWKRPISLRPGASVTITPS; encoded by the coding sequence ATGTCGAATCCTTCCCTCCCGCCCTCGCGCCGCGCGTTCCTCAAGCTCGGTGGCGCGGTCGGTGCCGGGATCGCCCTGAGTGGCGTTCGTCCCTTCGTCGCCAGCGCAGACGTCGTGCGTCCGGCTGTCGCGGATCTCGTCCCCGGCAGCCGGGCGACGACGCTGTGGTACCCGTCGCCCGCGGCGGAGGACAAGATCATCGAGCAAGGGCTGCCGATCGGTAATGGTCGGATCGGTGCCCTTGTCGGCGGCGACCCGGCCGCCGACTTCCTGTACCTCGCCGACGCGTCCCTCTGGACCGGCGGCGCCAACGACGTCCTCGAAGACGACGGCCAGTTCCCGTACGAGCGCGAGAAGTTCGGCACGCTCGGGCTGCTGGCGAAGGCGCGGATCTCGGTGCCCGCGCACACCGGCGTCACGGACTACCGCCGCACGCTCGATCTGAGCAACGGCCTGGTGACCGTCACCTACGCGTGCCAGGGCACCCGGTACCGGCGGGAGGTATACGCGAGCCACCCCGACGACGTCGTGGTCGTCCGGCTGACCGGCGAAGGCCGCGGAACGCTGACCGGCACGGTGGTCCTCGAGCCGACGCGGGACGAGGCGCTGAGCGGCCCCGCGTTCGCGGCGACCTTCGCCAACGGGCTGAAGTACGCCTGCGCGGCGTCGGCGTCGGGTCAGGGCGGCAAGGTGTCGCAGCAAGGGAACACGGTCGCCTTCGCCGGCTGCCGCGAAGTCGTCATCGTGCTTTCGGGTGGCACGAACTACGTGCCCGACGCGGCGCGGAAGTTCGTCGACGCGTCGGTGGATCCGCTGGCGCTGTCGAAGCAGAAGGCGGCTCGCGCGCTGCGGGCCGGCGGTGGCGCGTTGCTCGCGACGCACGTCGCCGACTACCGGCGGCTCTACGACCGGATGACCCTCGACCTGGGTTCGTCCCCGGCGTCGAAGCGCTCGCTGGACACGTGGGCGCGGCTGGTGGCGCGGCACGACGACCCGGCCACGCCGGACCCGGAGCTGGAGGCGTCCTACCTCCAGTACGGCCGGTACCTGACGATCACCGGCTCGCGCGACGGGCTGCCGATGGGCCTGCAAGGCCTGTGGCAGAACAACAACACGCCCGACTGGATGAGCGACTACCACACCGACATCAACGTCCAGATGAACTACTGGCTGCCCGACCGCGCGGCCCTGCCGGGCAGTTTCACCGCGCTGGCCGACTACTGCCTCTCGCAGCTTCCCGTGTGGACGGACACCACGAAGAAGCTGTTCAACGACCCGAGAAACCGCTTCCGCAACACGAGCGGCAAGATCGGCGGCTGGGCCATCGCGTTCTCTACCAACATCTACGGCGGCTCCGGCTGGTGGTGGCACCCGGCCGGCAACGCGTGGCTGTGCAACTCCCTGTGGGACCACTACGCGTTCACCCAGGACAAGGCCTACCTCGCGCGGATCTACCCGCTGCTCAAGGGGGCCGCCGAGTTCTGGGAGGCGCGGCTCGTCACCACGACCGTCGACGGCCGCGAGGTGCTGGTCGACGACCACGACTGGTCACCCGAGCACGGCCCGCAGGACACGCTCGGGAACACGTACTCCCAGGAGATCGTCTGGGACTTGTTCGAGCACTACCGAGCGGCGGCCACGACCCTGGGGCGTGATCGCGCGTACGGCGACCGGATCGCCGGGCTGCAGCGGAAGCTGTACCTGCCGAAGGTGAGCCCGGCGACCGGCTGGCTGGAGGAGTGGATGTCGCCGGACAACCTGGGCGAGACCACACACCGGCACCTGTCGCCGCTGATCGGGTTCTTCCCGGGCGACCGCATCGCGACGGACACGTCGTCCGCCGAGCTGCTCGGCGGCGTCCGTGCCCTGCTGACCGCGCGGGGGATGGACAGCTTCGGCTGGGCGACCGCGTGGCGGTCGGCGTGCTGGGCGCGGCTGAAGGACGCCGACAAGGCGTACCAGCTGCTGCTCACGGTGATGCGGCCGTCGGTGGCCAACGGCAACGGCACCGCGCCGAACTTCTTCTTCGACATGTACAGCCAGGGCAGCTACACGATCTTCCAGATCGACGCGAACCTCGGCGCGCCCACCGCGGCGCTGGAGATGCTGCTGTACTCGCGGCCGGGCGTGCTGGAGCTGCTGCCCGCGCTGCCGTCGGCGTGGGCTCGTTCGGGGCGGGTGACCGGGATCGGCGCGCGCGGCGGGTTCGAGGTCGACGTCGCGTGGCGCGACGGCGAGGTGACCCGGGCGGTGATCCGGAGCGTCGGCGGGACCCGGACCGAGGTGCGGGCCGGCACCTGGAAACGCCCGATCTCCCTGCGGCCCGGCGCGTCGGTCACGATCACGCCAAGTTGA
- a CDS encoding DoxX family protein: MNVVLWIAAGLLAVLYLGAGGMKLVTPREKLLENPNMGWTEDFSAAAIKGIGAIEIVGAIGLVLPWALDIAPVLTPLAATGLAIVQIGAIIVHARRKETKALPMNVVLLVLAVFVAVGRFAG, encoded by the coding sequence GTGAACGTCGTCCTGTGGATCGCCGCCGGCCTGCTGGCCGTCCTGTACCTCGGCGCCGGGGGTATGAAGCTCGTGACCCCGCGGGAGAAGCTCCTGGAGAACCCCAACATGGGGTGGACGGAGGACTTCTCGGCGGCGGCGATCAAGGGGATCGGCGCGATCGAGATCGTCGGCGCGATCGGCCTGGTCCTGCCGTGGGCGCTGGACATCGCGCCGGTGCTGACCCCGCTCGCCGCCACCGGACTGGCGATCGTCCAGATCGGTGCGATCATCGTGCACGCGCGCCGCAAGGAGACCAAGGCGCTGCCGATGAACGTCGTGCTGCTGGTGCTGGCGGTGTTCGTCGCCGTGGGCCGGTTCGCCGGCTGA
- a CDS encoding alpha/beta fold hydrolase: protein MTLPAFTDHGGPGPAVVLLHSFLMDRRMFAVQLPALKGFRCITVDERAHGGTPASGPFDYWDVARDVLAVLDHLGVPSAAVVGTSQGGFVALRMALLAPARVRALAVLGTSAAAEDPAVAAGYRAVLDAWVSGGAPPEVLDGVATICFGPAEVGEWKRRWASVAADQLTFGMTALVDRDAVLDRAGEIACPVLVLHGTADLAYPVDRASELASALPDGSLVVVEDGAHFLSYTHPDEVNPHLRRFLDAHV from the coding sequence ATGACGCTCCCCGCCTTCACGGATCACGGCGGCCCGGGCCCGGCGGTCGTGCTGCTGCACAGCTTCCTGATGGACCGCCGCATGTTCGCCGTGCAGCTGCCGGCCCTGAAGGGCTTCCGCTGCATCACGGTCGACGAGCGCGCCCACGGTGGCACGCCCGCTTCGGGCCCGTTCGACTACTGGGACGTGGCTCGCGACGTCCTGGCCGTGCTGGACCACCTGGGCGTCCCGTCCGCGGCGGTGGTCGGCACGAGCCAGGGCGGGTTCGTCGCGTTGCGGATGGCGCTGCTGGCGCCGGCCCGGGTTCGTGCGCTGGCGGTGCTCGGCACCTCGGCCGCGGCGGAGGACCCGGCGGTGGCGGCGGGCTACCGGGCCGTCCTGGACGCCTGGGTCTCGGGCGGCGCCCCGCCGGAGGTCCTCGACGGCGTCGCGACGATCTGCTTCGGCCCGGCGGAGGTGGGGGAGTGGAAGCGGCGCTGGGCGTCGGTTGCGGCGGACCAGCTGACGTTCGGGATGACGGCCCTCGTCGACCGCGACGCCGTGCTGGACCGGGCGGGGGAGATCGCGTGCCCGGTCCTGGTCCTGCACGGCACGGCGGACCTGGCGTACCCGGTGGACCGGGCTTCGGAACTGGCGTCGGCGCTGCCTGACGGGTCGTTGGTCGTCGTCGAGGACGGGGCGCACTTCCTGAGCTACACCCACCCCGACGAGGTGAACCCGCACCTGCGGCGCTTCCTGGACGCGCACGTCTAA
- a CDS encoding LysR family transcriptional regulator — protein MDVDLRKLRYFVAVAEELHFGRAAERLHIAQPVLSRQIRALESELRAQVFLRDRRSTELTEAGRQLLEDARPLLAAADALRRRVALAARGTSAFTIGFMPGITVTGAVRELTARHPALDVGLVRTTWDDQIEVLHDGRADVSVVRLPVDPRGLTLRPLFREPRVAVLRAGHRLAGKESVTVADLAGEPLLNDPGAVPEWREVAVELRDGTALPFRGFRSVEEKLEHVAAGTGIAVVPLSTSEYYTRPDVAHVPVSDLPPNEVCLAWVAARRSRVIFEFAEIAASWFDRPTD, from the coding sequence GTGGACGTCGATCTGCGGAAGCTGCGGTACTTCGTGGCGGTCGCCGAAGAGCTGCACTTCGGCCGGGCCGCGGAACGGCTGCACATCGCACAGCCGGTGCTGTCCCGGCAGATCCGCGCGCTCGAGTCGGAGCTACGAGCGCAGGTCTTCCTACGGGACAGGCGATCCACCGAGCTGACCGAGGCCGGCCGTCAGCTGCTGGAGGACGCGCGCCCCCTCTTGGCCGCGGCCGACGCCCTGCGGCGCCGGGTCGCGCTGGCCGCGCGGGGGACGTCGGCGTTCACGATCGGGTTCATGCCGGGGATCACGGTGACGGGTGCGGTACGCGAGTTGACCGCACGGCACCCGGCCCTGGACGTCGGCCTGGTGCGCACGACGTGGGACGACCAGATCGAGGTGCTGCACGACGGCCGCGCGGACGTCAGCGTCGTCCGGCTGCCGGTGGACCCGCGCGGCCTGACGCTGCGGCCGCTGTTCCGGGAGCCGCGGGTCGCGGTACTGCGCGCCGGCCACCGGTTGGCCGGCAAGGAGTCGGTGACGGTCGCCGACCTGGCCGGTGAGCCCCTGCTCAACGACCCGGGCGCGGTGCCGGAGTGGCGGGAGGTCGCGGTCGAGCTGCGGGACGGTACGGCTCTGCCCTTTCGCGGGTTCCGGAGCGTGGAGGAGAAGCTGGAGCACGTCGCGGCGGGGACGGGGATCGCCGTCGTGCCGCTCTCGACGTCGGAGTACTACACCCGCCCGGACGTCGCGCACGTGCCGGTCTCGGACCTGCCACCGAACGAGGTGTGCCTGGCGTGGGTGGCCGCCCGCCGGTCGCGGGTGATCTTCGAGTTCGCCGAGATCGCGGCGTCGTGGTTCGACCGGCCGACCGACTGA
- a CDS encoding HAD family hydrolase, translating to MTERLSLMIRWATFDCFGTLVDWRHGITTGIELLFPGRGGDLLEVYNRIEPRVQAEVPVRRYREVLAESLRRTAAEAGLDLLPDDASMLGTGLPYWPVFPDTRAALADLRAAGWRLALLTNCDRDLIAETERRLAVPIDAVVTAEDVGGYKPGHGHFERFASSFDASRENWVHVAQSHFHDMVPAQELGIRRVWINRHGDPRDPAVADAVLPGLTGLLETAERVHRMG from the coding sequence GTGACGGAGAGGCTGAGCCTGATGATCCGCTGGGCGACGTTCGACTGCTTCGGCACGCTGGTGGACTGGCGGCACGGCATCACGACCGGGATCGAGCTGCTGTTCCCGGGCCGCGGCGGCGACCTGCTCGAGGTCTACAACCGGATCGAACCGCGCGTCCAGGCGGAGGTCCCCGTCCGGCGCTACCGGGAGGTGCTGGCGGAGTCCCTGCGGCGCACGGCCGCCGAAGCCGGGTTGGACTTGCTGCCGGACGACGCTTCCATGCTCGGCACGGGTCTCCCGTACTGGCCGGTGTTCCCCGACACCCGGGCCGCGCTCGCGGACCTGCGTGCGGCCGGCTGGCGTCTGGCGTTGCTGACCAACTGCGACCGGGACCTGATCGCGGAGACCGAGCGGCGGCTGGCGGTGCCGATCGACGCCGTCGTGACCGCGGAAGACGTCGGCGGGTACAAGCCGGGGCACGGGCACTTCGAGCGGTTCGCCTCGAGTTTTGACGCGAGCCGGGAGAACTGGGTGCACGTGGCACAGAGCCACTTCCATGACATGGTTCCGGCGCAGGAGCTGGGGATCCGGCGCGTCTGGATCAACCGGCACGGCGACCCGCGGGATCCGGCCGTCGCGGACGCCGTGCTGCCGGGGCTGACCGGGCTCCTGGAGACCGCGGAGCGGGTTCACCGGATGGGCTGA
- a CDS encoding NAD-dependent epimerase/dehydratase family protein has translation MKVFLTGGSGYVGRPTIRALIRHGHEVSALARSDAAARTVTDLGAHPVPGTLTDTAVLREAAASADGVIHLGQHYGDDTAAVDDAAASAMQDGLGDRGAYVHTGGVWVYGDTAGVVTEDAPQNPPRITAWRRANEERVLSRGGRPVLVMPGLVYGHGGGLAETFFAAPAREHGAVPVIGDGHNHWALVHADDIAELYALALEAPAKSVYAGVSGENVRLADIATALSGAAGCPGRFEQLTLAEAEDRMGPIAEAFALDQQLTPDRARSELGWAPSHLDALSDLRG, from the coding sequence ATGAAGGTCTTCCTCACCGGCGGCTCCGGCTACGTCGGCCGCCCCACGATCCGGGCCCTGATCCGGCACGGCCACGAGGTGAGCGCACTCGCCCGCAGCGACGCCGCCGCCCGGACGGTCACCGACCTGGGTGCTCACCCGGTGCCCGGCACCTTGACGGACACGGCCGTCCTGCGCGAAGCGGCCGCGTCCGCCGACGGCGTCATCCACCTGGGCCAGCACTACGGCGACGACACGGCCGCCGTCGATGACGCGGCGGCGTCGGCGATGCAGGACGGCCTGGGCGACCGGGGCGCCTACGTGCACACGGGCGGCGTCTGGGTGTACGGCGACACGGCCGGCGTCGTCACCGAAGACGCGCCACAGAACCCACCGCGCATCACGGCGTGGCGGCGGGCGAACGAAGAGCGCGTCCTGTCCCGAGGCGGCCGCCCAGTCCTGGTGATGCCGGGCCTGGTCTACGGCCACGGCGGCGGCCTGGCCGAGACGTTCTTCGCCGCCCCGGCCCGCGAACACGGCGCGGTCCCGGTGATCGGCGACGGTCACAACCACTGGGCGCTGGTGCACGCGGACGACATCGCGGAGCTGTACGCACTGGCCCTGGAAGCGCCCGCGAAGTCGGTGTACGCGGGCGTGAGCGGCGAGAACGTCCGCCTGGCGGACATCGCCACGGCCCTCAGCGGAGCGGCAGGCTGCCCCGGCCGCTTCGAACAGCTCACCCTCGCGGAGGCCGAGGACCGGATGGGCCCGATCGCGGAGGCGTTCGCCCTGGACCAGCAGCTGACGCCGGACCGTGCCCGCTCCGAGCTGGGCTGGGCACCGTCCCACCTGGACGCGCTGTCGGACTTGCGCGGGTAA
- the glmS gene encoding glutamine--fructose-6-phosphate transaminase (isomerizing): MCGIVGYIGTQNAAPILLEGLTRLEYRGYDSAGIAVLGTGGQSVHRITGRVRNLAAALPKRLAGKAGIGHTRWATHGGPTEANAHPHVSEDGRIAVVHNGIIDNADALREQLTRAGVTLASDTDTEVLAHLIARSAAETLEDAVVEAVSRISGTYAIAVTDASRPDRVVVARNGSPLIVGVGDKEMFVASDLAALVRHTSSVVHLADGEFASVTAKGYRTFTVEEADTGRPPTAIDIEADDLDLGEHSHYMYKEIQEQPESVERMIRGRLDERFGVSRLDGLNLTPRELRGFARVKILGCGSAYYVGQIGATMIEELARIPADAEAASEFRYRNPIIEADTLYIAVSQSGETVDTAFAVEEVKRKGGRVIGLVNVVGSAIARACDGGLYLHAGPEVAVASTKALTNMAVGFAMLALALGRVRDLSNASGQRIVAAIRALPDQIRAVLAEEKLIEEHARACADAKSLFFVGRVRGFPVAREGAQKFKEVSYRHAEAYQTSELKHGPLALIDASVPTVAIVPADELAERNLGALQQIRARSGPVLAVTHEDVDFGALDVPRLVVPRTEPELDPILLTIPLQLLAYHAALALGHDIDKPRNLAKSVTVE, from the coding sequence ATGTGCGGAATCGTCGGATACATCGGCACCCAGAACGCGGCCCCGATCCTGCTCGAAGGGCTCACCCGCCTCGAGTACCGCGGCTACGACTCGGCCGGGATCGCCGTGCTCGGCACCGGCGGCCAGAGCGTGCACCGGATCACCGGCCGCGTCCGCAACCTGGCCGCCGCGCTGCCCAAGCGGCTGGCCGGCAAGGCCGGCATCGGGCACACGCGCTGGGCGACCCACGGCGGGCCGACCGAGGCCAACGCCCACCCGCACGTCTCCGAAGACGGCCGGATCGCCGTGGTGCACAACGGGATCATCGACAACGCCGACGCGCTGCGCGAGCAGCTCACCCGCGCCGGCGTCACGCTCGCCTCCGACACCGACACCGAGGTGCTCGCCCACCTGATCGCCCGCTCGGCGGCCGAGACCCTGGAGGACGCGGTCGTCGAAGCCGTCTCCCGGATCTCCGGCACGTACGCGATCGCCGTCACCGACGCGAGCCGCCCGGACCGCGTCGTCGTGGCGCGCAACGGGTCCCCGCTGATCGTCGGCGTCGGCGACAAGGAGATGTTCGTGGCCAGCGACCTGGCCGCGCTCGTCCGCCACACCTCCAGTGTCGTGCACCTCGCCGACGGCGAGTTCGCCAGCGTCACGGCCAAGGGGTACCGCACGTTCACCGTCGAGGAGGCCGACACCGGCCGCCCGCCGACGGCGATCGACATCGAGGCCGACGACCTCGACCTCGGCGAGCACAGCCACTACATGTACAAGGAGATCCAGGAGCAGCCCGAGTCGGTGGAGCGGATGATCCGCGGCCGCCTCGACGAGCGCTTCGGCGTCTCCCGCCTGGACGGGCTGAACCTGACGCCGCGGGAGCTGCGCGGGTTCGCGCGGGTGAAGATCCTCGGCTGCGGGTCGGCCTACTACGTCGGGCAGATCGGCGCGACGATGATCGAGGAGCTGGCCCGGATCCCGGCCGACGCCGAGGCCGCGTCGGAGTTCCGCTACCGCAACCCGATCATCGAGGCGGACACCCTCTACATCGCGGTCAGCCAGTCCGGTGAGACGGTCGACACCGCGTTCGCCGTCGAAGAGGTCAAGCGCAAGGGCGGCCGGGTCATCGGGCTGGTGAACGTGGTCGGCTCGGCGATCGCGCGCGCCTGCGACGGCGGGCTGTACCTGCACGCCGGGCCGGAGGTCGCGGTCGCGTCCACGAAGGCGCTGACGAACATGGCCGTCGGGTTCGCGATGCTGGCGCTGGCGCTGGGCCGCGTCCGGGACCTGTCCAACGCGTCCGGGCAGCGGATCGTCGCGGCGATCCGCGCGCTGCCGGACCAGATCCGGGCGGTGCTCGCCGAGGAGAAGCTGATCGAGGAGCACGCCCGCGCCTGCGCCGACGCGAAGAGCCTGTTCTTCGTCGGCCGCGTCCGCGGCTTCCCGGTGGCGCGCGAAGGGGCCCAGAAGTTCAAGGAGGTCTCCTACCGGCACGCCGAGGCGTACCAGACCTCGGAGCTCAAGCACGGCCCGCTGGCGCTGATCGACGCGTCGGTCCCGACGGTCGCGATCGTGCCGGCGGACGAGCTCGCCGAGCGCAACCTCGGTGCGCTGCAGCAGATCCGGGCCCGCTCGGGGCCGGTGCTGGCCGTCACGCACGAGGACGTCGACTTCGGCGCGCTGGACGTCCCGCGCCTGGTGGTGCCGCGGACCGAGCCGGAGCTGGACCCGATCCTGCTGACCATCCCGCTGCAGCTGCTGGCGTACCACGCGGCGCTGGCGCTGGGCCACGACATCGACAAGCCGCGGAACCTGGCGAAGTCCGTCACCGTGGAGTGA
- a CDS encoding cytochrome P450, which translates to MVSTESGVVSFPRRAPGQTSPPDGYAALRGRPGLCRTMLPGGNLVWLVTRHEDVRAALTDPRLSSNPALPGFPATGGAPEAVPGWFVAMDAPEHTRYRKLLIPEFTVRKVRELRPGIQQVVDDRIDAMLAAGNAADLVSAFCLVLPSLVICQLLGVPYGDHEHFESRTRVLVSLASTARQREVALGEINTYLTELIAAKRAEPGEDLISRLLAGAALDDDELRGVAMLLLVAGHETTANMLSLGVVTLLENPQWIGHEGVVEELLRFYSISDVVSLRVATEDLEISGQLIRRGEGVAPLGLAAGHDGTVFDDPGEFCPARSARSHVAFGYGIHQCIGQNLARLEMEVALTTLFARIPRLRLAVPADELNFKHDGVLFGLYELPARW; encoded by the coding sequence ATGGTGAGCACGGAATCCGGCGTGGTGAGCTTCCCCCGGCGCGCGCCCGGCCAGACCTCCCCGCCCGACGGCTACGCCGCGCTGCGCGGGAGGCCCGGGCTGTGCCGGACCATGCTGCCGGGCGGGAACCTGGTCTGGCTCGTGACCCGGCACGAGGACGTCCGGGCCGCGCTGACCGACCCGCGGCTCAGCTCCAACCCGGCGCTGCCCGGCTTCCCGGCCACCGGCGGGGCACCCGAAGCGGTCCCCGGGTGGTTCGTCGCGATGGACGCGCCGGAGCACACGCGGTACCGGAAGCTGCTGATCCCGGAGTTCACCGTCCGCAAGGTGCGGGAGCTGCGACCGGGCATCCAGCAGGTCGTCGACGACCGGATCGACGCGATGCTCGCCGCCGGCAACGCCGCCGACCTCGTGTCCGCCTTCTGCCTCGTGCTGCCCTCGCTGGTCATCTGCCAGCTGCTGGGCGTGCCGTACGGGGACCACGAGCACTTCGAGTCCCGCACCCGCGTCCTGGTCAGCCTGGCCTCGACGGCGCGCCAGCGCGAGGTCGCGCTGGGCGAGATCAACACCTACCTCACCGAGCTCATCGCCGCGAAGCGGGCGGAGCCGGGGGAGGACCTGATCAGCCGGCTGCTGGCCGGCGCCGCGCTGGACGACGACGAGCTGCGCGGCGTCGCGATGCTGCTGCTGGTCGCCGGCCACGAGACGACGGCGAACATGCTGTCCCTCGGCGTGGTCACGCTGCTGGAGAATCCACAGTGGATCGGGCACGAGGGGGTCGTCGAGGAGCTGCTGCGGTTCTACTCGATCTCCGACGTCGTCAGCCTCCGCGTCGCCACCGAGGACCTCGAGATCTCGGGCCAGCTGATCCGCCGCGGCGAGGGCGTCGCGCCGCTCGGGCTGGCGGCCGGCCACGACGGCACGGTGTTCGACGACCCGGGCGAGTTCTGCCCGGCGCGGTCCGCGCGCAGCCACGTCGCCTTCGGGTACGGCATCCACCAGTGCATCGGCCAGAACCTGGCGCGCCTCGAGATGGAGGTCGCGCTGACGACGCTGTTCGCCCGGATCCCGCGGCTGCGCCTGGCGGTGCCGGCCGACGAGCTGAACTTCAAGCACGACGGTGTCCTCTTCGGACTGTACGAGCTGCCGGCGCGGTGGTAG
- a CDS encoding DeoR/GlpR family DNA-binding transcription regulator: protein MYAEERQQMILERARTRGRVDVAELAGEFTVTTETIRRDLTTLERHGSLRRVHGGAIPIERLGFEPAFTTRESVMTAEKKRIGKAALAELPSEGAILLDAGTTTAHLAEALPIDCNLTVVTNSVNIALSLSKRPNLTVMLVGGRLRARTLASVDAWALHALSETFVEVAFMATNGLSVERGLTTPDPAEAMVKRASIAGARRVVLLADHTKVGNDHFARFAELSEVDTFITDGGIDSTVAAEIEREGVNVLTA, encoded by the coding sequence ATGTACGCGGAGGAGCGTCAGCAAATGATCCTCGAGCGTGCACGTACGCGGGGCAGAGTCGACGTCGCCGAGCTGGCGGGCGAGTTCACCGTCACCACCGAAACCATCCGCCGCGACCTCACCACGCTGGAGCGGCACGGATCGCTCCGCCGCGTGCACGGCGGGGCGATCCCCATCGAGCGGCTGGGTTTCGAGCCGGCGTTCACCACGCGGGAAAGCGTGATGACGGCGGAGAAGAAGCGCATCGGCAAGGCGGCGCTGGCGGAACTGCCGTCGGAGGGCGCGATCCTGCTCGACGCCGGCACGACCACCGCGCACCTGGCCGAGGCCCTGCCGATCGACTGCAACCTCACGGTCGTCACGAACTCCGTCAACATCGCGCTGTCGCTGTCCAAGCGCCCCAACCTGACGGTCATGCTGGTCGGCGGCCGGCTGCGGGCCCGCACGCTCGCGTCGGTGGACGCCTGGGCCCTGCACGCGCTGAGCGAGACGTTCGTCGAAGTGGCGTTCATGGCGACCAACGGCCTGTCGGTCGAGCGCGGCCTGACCACCCCGGACCCGGCCGAGGCGATGGTCAAGCGCGCCTCGATCGCCGGTGCCCGCCGCGTGGTCCTGCTCGCCGATCACACGAAGGTCGGCAATGACCACTTCGCGCGTTTCGCCGAACTGTCCGAAGTGGACACCTTCATCACCGACGGTGGCATCGACTCCACCGTGGCGGCGGAGATCGAGCGCGAAGGCGTCAACGTCCTGACCGCCTGA
- a CDS encoding thioesterase II family protein: MNIADNATTPWIRRYHQAAEARTRLVCFPHAGGSASYFHPVSARFAPDVDVVSLQYPGRQDRRREPCVDTITDLADLVTTELLALSAKPTVFFGHSMGAVLAFEVALRLADRGAPGPGALIASGRRGPSTHRDERIHERDDDGIIAEVKELNKQDLTVLGGDEILRMALPAIRNDYRAIETYTCAPGRRVPCPLTALIGADDPKVTAEEAENWREHTDGAFRLEVFPGGHFFLARHQGAVNGEIQRELRALATETPALLSGRDST; encoded by the coding sequence GTGAACATCGCGGACAACGCCACGACGCCGTGGATCCGCCGCTACCACCAGGCGGCCGAAGCACGGACCCGGCTGGTGTGCTTCCCGCACGCCGGCGGTTCCGCCAGCTACTTCCACCCGGTCTCCGCCCGGTTCGCACCGGACGTCGACGTCGTTTCCCTGCAGTACCCCGGCCGCCAGGACCGCCGTCGCGAACCGTGCGTCGACACCATCACCGACCTGGCCGACCTGGTGACCACGGAACTGCTGGCCCTGTCGGCGAAACCGACGGTGTTCTTCGGCCACAGCATGGGTGCCGTGCTGGCCTTCGAAGTCGCGCTGCGGCTGGCGGACCGCGGCGCGCCGGGGCCCGGCGCGCTGATCGCGTCCGGCCGCCGCGGTCCCTCGACCCACCGCGACGAACGGATCCACGAACGCGACGACGACGGGATCATCGCGGAGGTCAAGGAGCTCAACAAGCAGGACCTGACCGTGCTCGGCGGCGACGAGATCCTCCGCATGGCCCTGCCGGCCATCCGGAACGACTACCGCGCGATCGAGACCTACACCTGCGCTCCCGGCCGCCGCGTCCCGTGCCCGCTCACCGCCCTGATCGGCGCCGACGACCCCAAGGTCACCGCCGAGGAGGCGGAAAACTGGCGCGAGCACACCGACGGCGCGTTCCGGCTGGAGGTTTTCCCCGGCGGCCACTTCTTCCTCGCGCGTCACCAGGGGGCCGTCAACGGCGAGATCCAGCGGGAACTGCGGGCCCTGGCCACCGAGACCCCGGCGTTGCTTTCCGGACGTGATTCAACATAA